In Roseomonas fluvialis, one genomic interval encodes:
- a CDS encoding IlvD/Edd family dehydratase → MAADDQTKRPFRLRSQRWFNDPTDPGMTSLYVERMLNFGMTRGELQSGRPIIGIAQTGSDIAPCNRHHIALAERVKAGIRDAGGVPLEFPIHPVQETLKRPTAALDRNLQYLSLVEILHGYPMDGVVLTLGCDKTTPAQLMGAATVNIPAIGLSGGPMLDGWWKGRLAGSGTIVWEARKMLAAGEIDNDTFIEMVAASATSVGHCSTMGTALSMNSLAEAVGMSLTGCAAIPGPYRQRGQIAYETGRRIVEMVEANLRPSDIMTQKAFENAVAVASAIGASSNCPVHMVAVARHMGVNHTVEDWQRVGADIPLLVDCQPAGRYLGEAFFRAGGIPAVMKQLLDAGLLHGDVMTVTGKTLAENLAAVPAPDPEVIRPLAKPMKERAGFVVLSGNLFDNAVMKISVIDKDFRARFLSDPPDVFEGKVAVFEGPEDYHARIEAPDSGIDDKTVLVIRNCGPVGYPGAAEVVNMQPPGALIKRGVGALPTMGDGRQSGTSGSPSILNVSPEAAVGGGLALLKDGDPIRIDLNTRKVDVLIPAEELAARRAAWKPPELLNKTPWEEIYRNSVGSLGTGGCLEPATLYLNILETRGESRHNH, encoded by the coding sequence ATGGCGGCGGACGACCAGACGAAGCGGCCTTTCCGGCTGCGCAGCCAGCGCTGGTTCAACGACCCTACCGACCCCGGCATGACCTCGCTCTATGTCGAACGCATGCTGAACTTCGGCATGACGCGCGGCGAATTGCAGTCGGGCCGGCCGATCATCGGCATTGCGCAGACGGGCTCCGACATCGCGCCGTGCAACCGCCACCACATCGCGCTCGCCGAACGGGTGAAGGCGGGCATCCGCGATGCCGGCGGCGTGCCGCTCGAATTCCCGATCCATCCGGTGCAGGAAACGCTGAAGCGCCCGACCGCCGCGCTGGATCGCAACCTGCAATACCTCAGCCTGGTCGAGATCCTGCACGGCTACCCAATGGACGGCGTTGTGCTGACGCTGGGTTGCGACAAGACCACGCCGGCGCAACTCATGGGCGCGGCCACGGTGAACATCCCGGCCATCGGCCTGTCCGGCGGGCCAATGCTCGATGGCTGGTGGAAGGGGCGGCTCGCGGGCTCCGGCACCATCGTTTGGGAGGCGAGAAAAATGCTCGCCGCCGGGGAGATCGACAACGACACCTTCATCGAGATGGTGGCGGCGAGTGCGACCTCCGTCGGCCATTGCTCGACCATGGGCACGGCGCTGTCGATGAATTCGCTGGCCGAGGCGGTCGGCATGTCGCTGACCGGCTGCGCCGCCATCCCCGGCCCGTATCGCCAGCGCGGGCAGATCGCCTACGAGACCGGCCGGCGAATCGTCGAGATGGTGGAGGCCAATCTCCGTCCGTCCGACATCATGACGCAGAAGGCCTTCGAGAATGCGGTCGCGGTCGCTTCGGCCATCGGCGCGTCGTCCAACTGCCCTGTCCACATGGTGGCCGTCGCACGCCACATGGGCGTGAACCACACTGTCGAGGACTGGCAGCGCGTCGGCGCCGACATCCCGCTGCTGGTCGATTGCCAGCCGGCCGGGCGCTACCTCGGTGAGGCGTTTTTCCGCGCCGGCGGCATCCCGGCGGTGATGAAGCAGTTGCTCGATGCGGGCCTGCTGCATGGCGACGTGATGACCGTGACGGGCAAGACGCTGGCGGAGAACCTCGCCGCCGTCCCTGCCCCCGACCCCGAGGTGATCCGCCCGCTGGCCAAGCCCATGAAGGAACGCGCGGGCTTCGTCGTGCTCTCGGGCAATCTGTTCGACAACGCGGTGATGAAGATCAGCGTCATCGACAAGGACTTCCGCGCCCGCTTCCTGTCTGACCCGCCCGATGTCTTCGAAGGCAAGGTCGCCGTCTTCGAAGGCCCGGAGGACTACCACGCGCGCATCGAGGCCCCGGATTCAGGCATCGACGACAAGACCGTACTGGTGATCCGCAACTGCGGCCCCGTCGGCTATCCCGGCGCGGCCGAGGTCGTGAACATGCAGCCCCCCGGCGCGCTCATCAAACGCGGCGTCGGCGCGCTGCCCACCATGGGCGACGGGCGGCAGTCGGGCACTTCGGGGTCGCCGTCGATCCTCAACGTCTCGCCGGAAGCGGCAGTCGGCGGCGGGCTCGCGCTGCTGAAGGATGGCGACCCGATCCGCATCGACCTCAACACCCGCAAGGTCGATGTGCTGATTCCGGCGGAGGAACTCGCCGCGCGCCGCGCGGCCTGGAAGCCGCCCGAGCTGCTGAACAAGACGCCCTGGGAGGAGATCTACCGCAATTCGGTCGGCAGCCTCGGCACCGGCGGCTGCCTGGAACCCGCGACGCTGTATCTCAACATCCTGGAGACGCGCGGCGAAAGCCGGCACAATCACTGA
- a CDS encoding fumarylacetoacetate hydrolase family protein has translation MKLLRYGPAGQEKPGLLDSDGAIRDLSGFVPDLTGDALAPAALAKIAAIDPASLPKVAGNPRLGPPVTGMKNLVCIGLNYADHAAETGAPIPKEPIVFLKSLNALCGPNDDVVIPRHSVKTDWEVELCIIIGTRAKYVTEDQALDHVAGYAVGNDVSEREWQAERGGAWDKGKGFDTFGPLGPWLVTKDEVPDPQNLAMFCDVDGVRQQDGSTRTMIFGVKQIIGYVSQCITLNPGDVIFTGTPPGVGLGKKPSPVFLKAGQVMKLGIAGLGEQQQKLVASS, from the coding sequence ATGAAGCTGCTGCGCTACGGACCCGCCGGGCAGGAAAAACCCGGACTGCTGGATTCGGACGGCGCCATCCGGGATCTGTCAGGCTTCGTGCCTGACCTCACGGGCGATGCGCTGGCACCCGCCGCGCTCGCGAAGATCGCCGCGATCGATCCTGCCTCGCTGCCCAAGGTCGCGGGCAACCCGCGCCTGGGTCCGCCCGTGACCGGCATGAAGAACCTGGTCTGCATCGGGCTCAACTACGCCGACCACGCCGCCGAGACCGGCGCGCCCATCCCCAAGGAGCCGATCGTCTTCCTCAAGTCGCTCAACGCGCTCTGCGGGCCGAACGACGACGTCGTCATTCCGCGGCACAGCGTGAAGACCGACTGGGAGGTCGAGCTGTGCATCATCATCGGCACGCGCGCCAAGTACGTGACCGAGGACCAGGCGCTGGACCACGTCGCCGGCTACGCCGTAGGCAACGACGTGAGCGAACGCGAATGGCAGGCCGAACGCGGCGGCGCCTGGGACAAGGGCAAGGGCTTCGACACCTTCGGCCCCCTCGGCCCCTGGCTGGTCACCAAGGACGAAGTGCCCGACCCGCAGAACCTCGCGATGTTCTGCGACGTCGACGGCGTGCGCCAGCAGGATGGCTCGACGCGCACCATGATCTTCGGCGTCAAGCAGATCATCGGCTATGTCAGCCAGTGCATCACGCTGAATCCGGGCGACGTGATCTTCACCGGCACGCCGCCCGGCGTGGGGCTCGGCAAGAAGCCCTCGCCAGTCTTCCTCAAGGCGGGCCAGGTGATGAAGCTCGGCATCGCGGGGCTGGGCGAACAGCAGCAGAAGCTGGTCGCCTCGTCGTGA
- a CDS encoding lysozyme inhibitor LprI family protein, whose product MRAAAFAVAVLLPGMAAAQQRQQATRPDDLGQQVERNMRSCIGTSQDVALVARCMDTQRATIAPRLDAAVERLLATQQDPGRRAALADVQAAWAAYRDRRCDFAGSNPERTDTAPADRAACFLQFDVGRVVEIEAQLAPPPAPRQQQQQQQQQRR is encoded by the coding sequence ATGCGCGCGGCCGCCTTCGCCGTCGCAGTGCTGCTGCCAGGCATGGCAGCGGCACAGCAACGCCAGCAGGCAACGCGCCCGGACGACCTCGGCCAGCAGGTCGAACGCAACATGCGCAGCTGCATCGGCACGTCCCAGGACGTGGCGCTGGTGGCGCGCTGCATGGATACGCAGCGCGCAACCATCGCGCCGCGCCTCGACGCCGCGGTGGAGCGCCTGCTCGCGACGCAGCAGGACCCCGGGCGCCGCGCCGCGCTGGCCGATGTGCAGGCGGCCTGGGCGGCGTATCGCGACCGCCGCTGCGATTTCGCCGGCAGCAATCCCGAACGCACGGACACCGCGCCGGCCGACCGCGCCGCCTGCTTCCTGCAATTCGACGTCGGCCGCGTGGTCGAGATCGAGGCGCAGCTCGCCCCGCCGCCGGCGCCGCGCCAGCAGCAGCAGCAGCAGCAGCAGCAGCGCCGGTGA
- a CDS encoding YdhR family protein: MTDAPTLVIFDFPARPPGGPEQAAAIRALAEDIAAEPDLLWKIWTESAEQKRAGGIYLFRSRAAAEAYHAKHAARLGKAGITGIEATYRTYNAPLTAITRGPV; this comes from the coding sequence GTGACCGACGCGCCGACACTGGTCATCTTCGACTTCCCGGCCCGCCCGCCCGGCGGGCCGGAGCAGGCGGCCGCGATCCGCGCACTGGCCGAGGACATCGCCGCCGAGCCCGACCTGCTGTGGAAGATCTGGACGGAATCGGCCGAGCAAAAGCGCGCGGGTGGGATCTACCTGTTCCGCTCCCGCGCGGCGGCCGAGGCTTACCACGCGAAGCACGCCGCGCGGTTAGGGAAGGCCGGCATCACCGGGATCGAGGCGACCTATCGCACCTACAACGCGCCGCTGACGGCGATCACGCGCGGGCCAGTCTAG
- a CDS encoding SDR family oxidoreductase: protein MGTRLAGKRCFVTAAGQGIGRATALMMAAEGATVIATDRDAHKVGDLGARGITHMPLDVLDDAAVERAAKEAGPVDVLFNCAGYVHQNSVVTCTDEEWDFGFALNVRAMWKMARAFIPGMVDRKRGSIVNMSSACSSVKGAPNRFLYGTTKAAVIGLTKSIATDYVGQGIRCNCLCPGTVDTPSLHERIATNAAAAGSLEAARAAFVARQAMGRLATAEEMAALVVYLAAEESAFVTGQAIVIDGGWTL, encoded by the coding sequence ATGGGCACACGTCTCGCCGGCAAGCGCTGCTTCGTCACCGCCGCGGGCCAGGGCATCGGCCGCGCCACCGCCCTGATGATGGCCGCCGAAGGTGCGACCGTCATTGCCACCGACCGCGACGCGCACAAGGTGGGCGACCTGGGTGCGCGCGGCATCACGCACATGCCGCTCGATGTGCTGGACGACGCCGCGGTGGAACGCGCCGCGAAGGAAGCCGGCCCGGTCGACGTCCTGTTCAACTGCGCCGGGTACGTCCACCAGAACAGCGTCGTCACCTGCACCGACGAGGAGTGGGATTTCGGCTTCGCGCTGAACGTGCGCGCCATGTGGAAGATGGCCCGCGCCTTCATCCCGGGCATGGTCGACCGCAAGCGCGGGTCGATCGTCAACATGTCCTCGGCCTGTTCGTCGGTGAAGGGCGCGCCGAACCGCTTCCTGTACGGCACCACAAAGGCCGCGGTGATCGGCCTGACCAAGTCGATCGCGACCGACTATGTGGGCCAGGGCATCCGCTGCAATTGCCTGTGCCCCGGCACGGTGGACACGCCGTCGCTGCACGAACGCATCGCCACCAACGCAGCAGCGGCCGGTTCGCTGGAAGCCGCGCGCGCCGCCTTCGTTGCACGTCAGGCGATGGGCCGGCTTGCCACCGCCGAGGAAATGGCCGCCCTGGTCGTGTACCTCGCCGCAGAGGAAAGCGCCTTCGTCACCGGCCAGGCCATTGTCATAGACGGCGGCTGGACGTTGTGA
- a CDS encoding class II aldolase/adducin family protein — protein sequence MNAGALLAAARRLDAAGFMPSKSGNLSMRDGDGFLITPAALPYADTAEADLVRMTADGSATGRRRPSSEWQLHAAVYAARPDANAVVHTHSPRATALSCARSGIPPFHYMVLLAGGDVRCAAHATFGTVALANNAVAALEGRRAVLLANHGAVAMGATLAAALTLAFEIENLAGQYLDLLAAGLEPVLLDARDLAEAAAQFAGYGRG from the coding sequence GTGAACGCCGGCGCCCTGCTCGCCGCGGCGCGGCGCCTCGACGCCGCGGGGTTCATGCCCTCGAAGTCCGGCAACCTGTCGATGCGCGACGGCGATGGCTTCCTCATCACCCCCGCCGCGTTGCCCTATGCCGACACCGCCGAGGCCGACCTGGTGCGTATGACCGCCGACGGCAGCGCGACGGGGCGGCGCCGCCCGTCATCCGAATGGCAACTGCACGCCGCCGTCTATGCGGCGCGGCCGGATGCGAACGCTGTCGTGCACACCCACAGCCCGCGGGCCACCGCGCTGTCCTGCGCGCGTTCCGGCATCCCGCCCTTCCACTACATGGTGCTGCTGGCGGGCGGTGATGTGCGGTGCGCGGCACATGCCACTTTCGGCACCGTCGCGCTGGCGAACAACGCCGTTGCCGCGCTGGAGGGCCGCCGCGCGGTGTTGCTGGCGAACCACGGCGCCGTGGCAATGGGTGCCACGCTTGCCGCCGCGCTGACGCTGGCGTTCGAGATCGAGAACCTGGCAGGCCAGTATCTCGATCTGCTGGCGGCGGGGCTGGAGCCCGTGCTGCTGGACGCGCGCGACCTGGCCGAGGCCGCCGCGCAATTCGCCGGCTATGGCCGCGGCTAG
- a CDS encoding UxaA family hydrolase, whose product MDTATLPPVIRLHPEDGVVIARSVLLPGTVVAPGVTVGGRRIPAGHKVAVRPHAKGEPIRRYGQIIGFATDAIEPGAWVHTHNCEMGDFSRDYAWGVDAKPTAYVDTPATFMGIRRADGRVATRNYIGIVTSVNCSAHVAELIARQFERNPITGHDPLADWPNVDGVVALTHKTGCGMTMDEPLRVLRRTLAGFARHANFSHVIAIGLGCEVNQLGPMLEEQKLTGRLRSMDIQDSGGSRATVLKGMDFVREVLAESNTATRVAVPASELCVALQCGGSDGYSGITANPALGAASDLVVRHGGTVILSESPETYGAEHLLTRRAVSREVGQKLVDVMTWWEDYTAREGAEMNANPSPGNKAGGLTTILEKSLGAMAKAGTTNLVEVYRYAEPVTAKGFVFMDTPGYDPVGATGQVAGGANLVCFTTGRGSVFGMKPAPSIKLATNTAMYDRLREDMDIDCGAIVSGGESVEACGQRIFDRMLRTASGEPTRSEAMGFGAQEFAPWVLGATM is encoded by the coding sequence ATGGATACCGCCACGCTGCCGCCCGTGATCCGCCTGCACCCCGAGGATGGGGTGGTCATCGCGCGATCGGTGTTGCTGCCTGGCACCGTGGTCGCACCGGGTGTGACCGTGGGCGGGCGGCGCATTCCGGCCGGGCACAAGGTGGCGGTGCGACCGCATGCGAAGGGCGAGCCGATCCGCCGCTACGGCCAGATCATCGGCTTCGCGACGGATGCGATCGAACCCGGTGCCTGGGTGCATACGCACAACTGCGAGATGGGCGACTTCTCCCGCGACTATGCCTGGGGCGTGGATGCGAAGCCGACGGCGTATGTGGACACGCCCGCGACGTTCATGGGCATCCGCCGCGCCGATGGGCGCGTGGCCACGCGCAATTACATCGGCATCGTCACCAGCGTGAACTGTTCGGCGCATGTGGCGGAACTGATCGCGCGGCAATTCGAACGCAACCCAATCACCGGGCATGACCCGCTGGCAGACTGGCCGAACGTGGATGGCGTGGTGGCGCTGACGCACAAGACCGGCTGCGGCATGACGATGGACGAGCCGCTGCGCGTGCTGCGGCGCACGCTGGCGGGCTTTGCGCGGCATGCGAATTTCTCCCACGTGATCGCCATCGGGCTGGGCTGCGAGGTGAACCAGCTCGGCCCGATGCTGGAGGAGCAGAAGCTGACCGGGCGGCTGCGCAGCATGGACATCCAGGACAGCGGCGGGTCGCGCGCGACCGTGCTGAAGGGGATGGACTTCGTGCGCGAGGTGCTGGCCGAATCCAACACGGCGACGCGTGTCGCGGTGCCCGCTTCTGAGTTGTGCGTCGCGCTGCAATGCGGCGGGTCGGACGGGTATTCCGGCATCACCGCGAATCCGGCGCTGGGGGCGGCCTCCGACCTGGTGGTGCGGCATGGCGGCACGGTGATCCTGTCGGAATCGCCCGAGACCTATGGTGCCGAACACCTGCTGACGCGCCGCGCCGTCTCGCGCGAGGTCGGGCAGAAGCTGGTCGATGTGATGACCTGGTGGGAAGACTACACCGCGCGCGAGGGGGCGGAGATGAATGCCAACCCGTCGCCTGGCAACAAGGCGGGCGGGCTGACCACCATCCTCGAGAAGTCGCTGGGTGCGATGGCCAAGGCGGGCACGACCAACCTCGTCGAGGTGTATCGCTATGCCGAACCCGTCACCGCCAAAGGCTTCGTCTTCATGGACACGCCGGGCTACGACCCGGTGGGGGCGACGGGTCAGGTGGCGGGCGGGGCGAATCTGGTGTGTTTCACCACCGGGCGCGGGTCGGTGTTCGGGATGAAGCCGGCGCCGTCGATCAAGCTCGCGACCAACACCGCCATGTACGACCGGCTGCGCGAGGACATGGACATCGACTGCGGCGCGATCGTGAGCGGTGGCGAGAGCGTGGAAGCCTGCGGGCAGCGCATCTTCGACCGGATGCTGCGCACGGCGTCGGGCGAGCCCACGCGCAGCGAGGCGATGGGGTTCGGGGCGCAGGAGTTTGCGCCATGGGTGCTGGGGGCGACGATGTGA
- a CDS encoding MATE family efflux transporter, producing MDAGSMAAAGPPVRRDWRAEALATLRLAGPIVLTNLSQMALALTETILLGRLSTDALAAGMLAVSLHFALLAPGFGLALAAAPLQAQACGAGRLPGVAARGWVRAVRRATRAALWACAIMLLPTWALLWESAGVLRALGQDPALAALAQDYTRAAMFGMPGFCGFVVLRGFLAAMERPAAAMWVAFGAVALNLPLAWLLIFPAGLGVLGAGLAIAIANIGMLLALVVLIRRDRVFRRFRLFGRVWRVDGPRLREVFVVGLPIAGVMLLEIGVFTAAAFAMGWFGTVAVAAHAIAIQTASATFMVPMGIGQAATARVGLAIGAGDPRGAQRAGWVAVTLGAAFMATMALLLVTTAPAIARMFLDPADPQSAAVAALGATLLMIAGAFQMGDGIQVVAAGALRGLKDTRVPMLFAALGYWGIGLPFGLLVARYGGLGPQGVWIGLGVGLALVAGMMLLRWRRLSAAAAQEVSRSPAG from the coding sequence ATGGACGCCGGGAGCATGGCGGCGGCGGGGCCTCCCGTGCGCCGGGATTGGCGCGCCGAGGCGCTGGCGACCTTGCGACTCGCCGGACCGATCGTGTTGACCAACCTGTCGCAGATGGCGCTGGCGCTGACCGAGACCATCCTGCTGGGGCGCCTCAGCACCGATGCGCTGGCCGCCGGCATGCTGGCGGTCAGCCTGCATTTCGCCCTGCTCGCGCCGGGCTTCGGCTTGGCGCTGGCGGCGGCACCGCTGCAGGCCCAGGCGTGCGGGGCAGGGCGTTTGCCGGGAGTGGCGGCGCGTGGCTGGGTGCGCGCCGTGCGGCGCGCCACGCGCGCGGCCTTGTGGGCCTGCGCCATCATGCTGCTGCCGACCTGGGCATTGCTGTGGGAATCGGCGGGGGTGCTGCGCGCGCTGGGGCAGGACCCGGCGCTCGCGGCGCTGGCGCAGGACTACACCCGGGCTGCGATGTTCGGCATGCCGGGCTTCTGCGGCTTCGTCGTGCTGCGCGGCTTCCTGGCGGCGATGGAGCGGCCCGCGGCCGCGATGTGGGTGGCCTTCGGCGCCGTCGCGCTAAACCTGCCGCTGGCCTGGCTGCTGATCTTCCCGGCCGGACTCGGTGTGCTCGGCGCGGGGCTGGCGATCGCGATCGCCAATATCGGCATGCTGCTGGCGCTGGTCGTGCTCATTCGGCGCGACCGCGTGTTCCGCCGTTTCCGCCTTTTCGGGCGCGTCTGGCGGGTGGATGGGCCGCGGCTGCGGGAGGTCTTCGTGGTGGGCCTGCCGATCGCCGGCGTGATGCTGCTCGAGATCGGGGTCTTCACCGCGGCGGCCTTCGCGATGGGCTGGTTCGGCACGGTGGCGGTGGCGGCGCATGCCATCGCGATCCAGACGGCGTCCGCCACCTTCATGGTGCCGATGGGCATCGGCCAGGCGGCAACGGCGCGGGTAGGGCTCGCGATCGGCGCTGGGGACCCGCGCGGCGCGCAGCGCGCGGGTTGGGTGGCGGTGACGCTGGGTGCGGCCTTCATGGCGACGATGGCGCTGCTGCTGGTGACCACGGCGCCGGCCATCGCGCGGATGTTCCTCGATCCCGCCGATCCGCAATCGGCGGCGGTGGCGGCCCTCGGCGCCACGCTGCTGATGATCGCCGGTGCGTTCCAGATGGGCGACGGCATCCAGGTGGTGGCGGCGGGCGCCTTGCGCGGGCTGAAGGATACGCGGGTGCCGATGCTGTTCGCCGCCCTCGGCTACTGGGGGATCGGCCTGCCCTTCGGCCTGCTGGTCGCGCGCTACGGCGGGCTTGGGCCGCAGGGGGTATGGATCGGGCTTGGCGTCGGTCTCGCGCTGGTGGCGGGCATGATGCTGTTGCGCTGGCGGCGGCTGTCAGCCGCCGCCGCGCAGGAAGTTAGTCGCTCTCCGGCGGGATGA
- a CDS encoding alpha/beta hydrolase yields MHRRALIATPVLAAPIIAAQAQAQAVEIITEEFMVPSGDPGIELFVRNKRPNTLTAFVPQRVLLFVHGATYPAHTAFDVPLGGLSWMDYIAGRGFDVWCMDIRGYGRSTRPPEMAQPPEANAPIVRGTTALADISAVAGFIRQHRNTPRIIHMGWSWGSTLMGRFAADSPTTVERLVLVAPPWLRDGPSPAAAGAPATLGAYRTVTQAQARARWMEGVPEAKRAALIPPGWFEHWAGVTWATDPEGLRRNPPVLRAPNGVLQDSREYGQAGRPWWDPSKVTAPTLLVVGEWDRDTPPSMAAALFPLLTNSPGKRLVMLGEGTHTLLMERNRGTLFATVQGFLEEAAGA; encoded by the coding sequence ATGCACCGACGCGCCCTGATCGCGACCCCTGTCCTTGCCGCGCCCATCATCGCCGCCCAGGCGCAGGCGCAAGCGGTCGAGATCATCACCGAGGAATTCATGGTCCCCTCCGGCGACCCGGGGATCGAACTGTTCGTGCGCAACAAGCGGCCGAACACGCTGACCGCCTTCGTGCCGCAGCGGGTGCTGCTGTTCGTGCACGGCGCGACCTATCCGGCGCATACCGCCTTCGACGTGCCGCTGGGCGGGCTGTCCTGGATGGACTACATCGCCGGGCGCGGCTTCGACGTGTGGTGCATGGACATCCGCGGCTATGGGCGCTCCACGCGCCCGCCCGAGATGGCGCAGCCGCCCGAGGCCAATGCACCGATCGTGCGCGGCACCACGGCGCTGGCCGACATCTCGGCCGTGGCGGGCTTCATCCGCCAACACCGCAACACGCCGCGCATCATCCACATGGGCTGGTCCTGGGGCAGCACGCTGATGGGCCGCTTCGCCGCCGACAGCCCGACCACCGTCGAGCGCCTGGTGCTGGTCGCCCCCCCCTGGCTGCGCGACGGGCCAAGCCCCGCGGCGGCAGGCGCGCCCGCCACCCTCGGTGCCTATCGCACCGTGACGCAGGCGCAGGCCCGCGCGCGCTGGATGGAAGGCGTGCCGGAGGCCAAGCGCGCCGCCCTGATCCCGCCTGGCTGGTTCGAACACTGGGCCGGCGTGACCTGGGCGACCGACCCCGAGGGACTGCGCCGCAACCCGCCCGTGCTGCGCGCGCCCAACGGCGTGCTGCAGGACAGCCGCGAATACGGCCAGGCCGGGCGGCCCTGGTGGGACCCGTCCAAGGTGACGGCGCCGACGCTGCTCGTGGTCGGGGAATGGGACCGCGACACGCCGCCATCGATGGCCGCGGCGCTGTTCCCGCTGCTGACCAACAGCCCGGGCAAGCGCCTGGTCATGCTGGGCGAGGGCACGCACACGCTGCTGATGGAGCGCAACAGGGGAACGTTGTTTGCCACGGTGCAGGGCTTCCTTGAGGAAGCCGCCGGCGCTTAG
- a CDS encoding ABC transporter substrate-binding protein produces the protein MHRRSLIAATTAAFASPALAQSARARTLRFMPQAALASLDPVFSPSTIITTHAYCVFDTLYGADRALRPRPQMAEGHAVEDNGRTVRIRLRDGLRWHDGDPVRAADCVASIKRWASRDGFGQVLLRATADLSAADDRTIVFRLHRPFPALFDALAKPGSSPCFMMPERIASLPADRALGVEHMIGSGPWRFIAADYVQGSRSHYARNDAYAPRDEPAEAAAGGKRVHFDRLELTWIPDGGTAAAALRTGEIDWIEYPLPDLVPVLERGPQTRTQIYDPNGFLGFLRFNHLHKPFDDVRVRRAIRDVIVQSDFMAAVALEGDWQECHAMFPCGLPGVVEFPPAARGPAAMDRARAALREAGYTGEPIIHINPSDFPAVTQQGRLTVALMRQLGVNIQVVESDWASVLARRANRNPPAQGGWNLHNTNGPAATIANPAVSFAIRMNGAAAWPGWPTDAAVEEQVEAWITATDADTQATAMRRLQELAWDAVPFAPTGLFRLRTAFRADISGVLQGPNPFVWNLRRA, from the coding sequence ATGCATCGCCGCTCGCTGATCGCCGCCACCACCGCGGCCTTCGCCAGCCCGGCCCTCGCGCAGTCAGCCCGCGCCCGCACCCTGCGCTTCATGCCGCAGGCGGCGCTCGCCTCGCTCGACCCCGTGTTCAGCCCCAGCACCATCATCACCACCCACGCCTATTGCGTGTTCGACACGCTGTATGGCGCGGACCGCGCGCTGCGTCCGCGCCCGCAAATGGCCGAGGGGCATGCGGTTGAGGACAATGGCCGCACCGTGCGCATCCGCCTGCGCGACGGGCTGCGTTGGCATGACGGCGACCCCGTTCGCGCTGCCGACTGCGTGGCGTCGATCAAGCGCTGGGCCAGCCGTGACGGCTTCGGCCAGGTGCTGCTGCGCGCCACCGCGGACCTGTCCGCCGCCGACGACCGCACCATCGTCTTCCGCCTGCACCGCCCGTTCCCCGCGCTGTTCGACGCGCTGGCCAAGCCCGGTTCGTCGCCCTGCTTCATGATGCCCGAGCGCATCGCCTCCCTGCCCGCCGACCGCGCGCTGGGTGTCGAGCACATGATCGGCTCCGGCCCCTGGCGTTTCATCGCGGCCGACTACGTGCAGGGCAGCCGCAGCCACTACGCGCGCAACGACGCCTATGCCCCGCGCGACGAACCGGCCGAGGCCGCCGCCGGCGGCAAGCGCGTGCATTTCGACCGGCTCGAGCTCACCTGGATCCCCGATGGCGGCACGGCGGCGGCCGCGCTGCGCACCGGCGAGATCGACTGGATCGAATACCCCCTGCCGGACCTGGTGCCGGTGCTCGAACGCGGCCCGCAGACGCGCACGCAGATCTACGACCCGAACGGCTTCCTGGGCTTCCTGCGCTTCAACCACCTGCACAAGCCCTTCGACGACGTGCGGGTGCGCCGCGCCATCCGCGACGTGATCGTGCAGTCCGACTTCATGGCCGCGGTCGCGCTCGAAGGCGACTGGCAGGAATGCCACGCAATGTTCCCCTGCGGCCTGCCCGGCGTGGTGGAATTCCCGCCCGCCGCGCGCGGCCCCGCCGCCATGGATCGCGCCCGCGCCGCGCTGCGCGAGGCCGGCTACACCGGCGAACCGATCATCCACATCAACCCCTCCGACTTCCCGGCGGTGACGCAGCAGGGGCGGCTCACGGTCGCACTGATGCGCCAGCTCGGCGTGAACATCCAGGTGGTCGAAAGCGACTGGGCCTCGGTGCTGGCGCGCCGTGCCAACCGCAACCCGCCCGCACAGGGCGGATGGAACCTGCACAACACCAACGGCCCCGCGGCGACCATCGCGAACCCCGCGGTGTCCTTCGCCATCCGCATGAACGGTGCTGCGGCGTGGCCTGGCTGGCCGACCGACGCGGCGGTGGAGGAACAGGTTGAAGCCTGGATAACCGCCACCGACGCCGACACGCAGGCGACCGCGATGCGCCGCCTGCAGGAACTCGCCTGGGATGCGGTGCCCTTCGCGCCGACCGGCCTGTTCCGGCTGCGCACGGCGTTCCGCGCCGATATCAGCGGCGTGCTGCAGGGGCCGAACCCCTTCGTGTGGAACCTCAGGCGCGCCTAG